The following proteins come from a genomic window of Lycium ferocissimum isolate CSIRO_LF1 chromosome 4, AGI_CSIRO_Lferr_CH_V1, whole genome shotgun sequence:
- the LOC132052451 gene encoding dof zinc finger protein DOF5.6-like, with amino-acid sequence MGITSLQVCMDSSNWLQDTIHEETEFDSSSSPSGDIFTCSRPLIERKLRPQHDQPLNCPRCDSTHTKFCYYNNYSLSQPRYFCKSCRRYWTKGGTLRNIPVGGGCRKNKKVSSKKQSNDTNAPHQIPNYHNAGSSNSSSISNYPEMAFSHFNNFMGNNNINNPSFMLHENHAPIDFMESKYEALMGTTLKNQDFIGNVDAGMINGYGEMDNVGINGPNFHGGMCSTFGLPMDGNNFGTINYEGQNITMDVKPNPKILSLEWHDQGCSNAGIGNKETFGYLNGGLGSWTGLMNNGYGSSATNPLV; translated from the coding sequence GACACAATTCACGAGGAAACTGAATTCGATTCTTCTTCTTCGCCATCAGGTGACATTTTCACATGTTCAAGGCCTTTAATAGAAAGAAAACTAAGACCCCAACATGACCAACCTCTGAATTGCCCTCGTTGTGACTCAACACACACAAAATTCTGTTACTACAACAATTACAGCCTTTCTCAGCCAAGGTATTTCTGTAAATCTTGCAGAAGGTACTGGACTAAAGGGGGAACTCTAAGGAATATCCCTGTGGGTGGTGGCTGTAGGAAGAACAAAAAAGTTTCTTCCAAGAAACAGTCTAATGACACTAATGCCCCTCACCAAATACCTAATTACCATAATGCTGGATCATCTAATTCATCTTCTATTTCTAATTACCCTGAAATGGCATTTTCCCACTTCAATAACTTCATGGGAAATAACAATATTAATAATCCTAGTTTCATGCTTCATGAAAACCATGCACCTATTGATTTTATGGAGAGCAAGTATGAAGCTTTGATGGGGACCACtttaaaaaatcaagattttATTGGGAATGTCGATGCTGGAATGATCAACGGATATGGTGAGATGGATAATGTTGGAATCAATGGACCAAATTTTCATGGTGGAATGTGCTCTACATTTGGATTGCCCATGGATGGGAACAACTTTGGGACTATAAATTATGAGGGACAAAATATAACAATGGATGTGAAGCCAAATCCCAAGATTTTGTCACTTGAATGGCATGACCAAGGCTGCTCTAATGCTGGAATTGGGAATAAAGAAACTTTTGGGTATCTCAATGGAGGACTAGGATCTTGGACTGGATTGATGAATAATGGTTATGGTTCATCTGCGACGAATCCATTAGTTTGA
- the LOC132052452 gene encoding uncharacterized protein LOC132052452, with amino-acid sequence METQNISETLVEGSVDYKPVQSQNQDGKTLEEFSALSSLSESYAGSELVTEVPLSECYGGESANVDKNIANGDDNVELVGVEFEQKLVDGYDEVDPEGVLREEELANVDDNNDLEGVEKLANVDDNNDAEGVEKLANVDGNNDLEGVEKLPNVDGNNALEGVEKLANVDGNNDLEGVEKLADVDGNNVLEGVEKLANVDGNNDLESVEKLADVDGDNDLEGVEKFASVDDNNDLEGVNTEQKLLVNGQGTVESENKLANLHDYNDLAGVEDENKFGDVDDTIDLEALGLENLMEGGTLKHETEEVGAIIPETNKINDDGDVRVAGLDAELNESQDNGFEKVGMVDAVETIDTSNVHSNDSQGKIGVSGNGISLTVDIFNESQDNEVKKVGMIDAVETIDASNVHANGSPRKIDVSGDGISLTVDVFGPLDGMYPVHNSSYKDGQMLGVSGSDYMLSVKNEAEGDVSDNQEHNFAVGDLVWVKIKTDLWWPGMICDPHASKDAGKCDKRNGFFVKHFGNSNSVWCQAFQLKPFIEYFGLMSCQNKSKSFYGAIEKALGEFGRRVKQKMTCSCFSKENQVAAQNFPSKEDGSGGSVFSASQFEPSNFLEFIRLRALDLRSPGSIEFTVTENCLLAFYSSIGHKQLPLYKLRPTNNVKDNATNEDLDKLSSDDCKMAEMGLSGSLESPRGMRSMISCSPIANGSAGGNSEKGFESRERKKSKYLSYPYVNSWGRKNSLGQGEDETEDPEEASLGGVKSSSSPSMVSTPIGNGSNKNSLRKSRKSVVDNGVCNNTDFTAASSAEMLQELHLTALDCFFPSQSTCSIPIQDFYLSFRTFRDPEVQMDEYKETTLGCEETFESDNILAYGVNDLQVEGPPPNVLPKKRSRKKSEDRNATGPNMNGSALIDSVETGPDALKKGTGRGKKKKAATAADVYNEIGVLGGLPDLNGNNAGLSVENMQVIGPAPTQGKLEPKRRRRKKDELVSGNLPDVSKSNTGSFPLEGSPQPVNMLGVQGATSLLNAELLSGQPNVNVSHAACSSLPNNSHITGLVSSAKAEGKKRKRKEKTSNIQNNSSALPDLNGQIADPTLKGKEFTGLSSITVQDKPKRKRRRTTKSAAIGIPNPNGDHNTLLLNFALGSSVPSKEYITACFSSYGPLEESKTQYLNDSTAQVVFVKDSDAIEALRNLQSRNPFGPALVSYRLRHVSTSNTTQASHSFPPAVALSGAVPSNGEGPDLVVIKQNLEAMTTMLEKAGDNISPEMRAKLESEVKGFLKKVSSMVGSSS; translated from the coding sequence ATGGAAACCCAGAATATCTCTGAAACCCTAGTGGAGGGTTCTGTAGATTACAAGCCAGTTCAAAGTCAAAACCAAGATGGTAAAACCCTAGAAGAGTTTTCTGCTCTTTCTAGCTTAAGTGAGAGTTATGCTGGTTCTGAGTTGGTCACAGAGGTTCCATTAAGTGAATGTTATGGTGGTGAAAGTGCTAATGTGGACAAGAATATAGCAAATGGGGATGATAACGTTGAGTTGGTGGGAGTCGAGTTTGAGCAGAAGTTGGTAGATGGATATGATGAagttgatccggagggagtccTGAGGGAGGAGGAGTTAGCAAATGTGGATGACAATAATGATTTAGAGGGTGTTGAGAAGTTAGCAAATGTGGACGATAATAATGATGCAGAGGGCGTTGAGAAGTTAGCAAATGTGGATGGTAATAATGATTTAGAAGGTGTTGAGAAGTTACCAAATGTGGATGGTAATAATGCTTTAGAGGGTGTTGAGAAGTTAGCAAATGTGGATGGGAATAATGATTTAGAGGGTGTTGAGAAGTTAGCAGATGTGGATGGCAATAATGTTTTAGAAGGTGTTGAGAAGTTAGCAAATGTGGATGGGAATAATGATTTAGAGAGTGTTGAGAAGTTAGCAGATGTGGATGGCGATAATGATTTAGAGGGTGTTGAGAAGTTTGCAAGTGTGgatgataataatgatttaGAGGGTGTTAATACAGAGCAGAAGCTACTAGTGAATGGGCAGGGGACAGTGGAGAGTGAGAATAAGCTTGCAAATTTGCACGATTATAACGATCTTGCGGGAGTTGAGGATGAAAACAAGTTTGGAGATGTGGATGATACTATTGACTTAGAGGCACTTGGCCTGGAGAATCTGATGGAAGGAGGGACTTTGAAACATGAAACTGAAGAGGTAGGGGCAATAATTCCAGAAACTAACAAAAtaaatgatgatggtgatgtACGAGTTGCGGGATTGGATGCTGAACTTAATGAGTCTCAGGATAATGGGTTTGAGAAAGTTGGTATGGTTGATGCtgtggaaacaattgacacgtCAAATGTGCACTCAAATGATTCTCAGGGAAAGATAGGAGTTTCTGGAAATGGTATTTCTCTGACAGTGGATATATTTAATGAGTCCCAGGATAACGAGGTTAAGAAAGTTGGTATGATTGATGCTGTGGAAACGATTGACGCGTCAAATGTGCACGCAAATGGTTCTCCGAGAAAGATAGATGTTTCTGGAGATGGTATTTCTCTGACAGTGGATGTATTTGGTCCATTGGATGGAATGTACCCAGTCCATAATTCAAGCTATAAAGATGGGCAAATGTTGGGCGTTAGTGGTTCAGATTACATGCTTTCTGTGAAAAATGAAGCGGAAGGAGATGTCAGTGATAATCAAGAACACAATTTTGCTGTGGGTGACTTAGTATGGGTAAAAATCAAGACTGACTTGTGGTGGCCGGGAATGATTTGTGATCCGCATGCATCGAAAGATGCTGGAAAGTGTGATAAAAGGAACGGTTTCTTTGTTAAGCATTTTGGTAACTCTAATTCTGTTTGGTGCCAGGCGTTCCAGTTAAAGCCCTTTATAGAGTATTTTGGACTGATGTCATGCCAGAATAAGTCTAAAAGCTTTTATGGTGCAATAGAGAAGGCTTTGGGCGAGTTTGGTAGGCGTGTAAAACAGAAGATGACCTGTTCTTGTTTTTCCAAAGAAAACCAAGTAGCTGCTCAAAATTTCCCATCAAAGGAAGACGGGAGTGGGGGTAGTGTTTTTTCGGCATCCCAATTTGAGCCTTCAAACTTTCTCGAATTCATTAGATTACGTGCTTTGGATCTTCGTAGCCCAGGTAGTATTGAGTTTACAGTTACTGAGAATTGCCTATTGGCCTTTTACAGTTCAATAGGCCATAAGCAATTGCCTTTGTATAAACTCAGGCCAACAAATAATGTCAAAGATAATGCTACCAATGAAGATCTGGACAAGCTTTCTTCTGATGATTGTAAAATGGCTGAGATGGGGCTGTCTGGCTCATTGGAATCTCCTAGAGGAATGAGAAGCATGATATCCTGTTCACCGATTGCGAATGGAAGTGCCGGCGgaaattctgaaaaaggttTTGAGTCGAGAGAGCGGAAGAAGAGCAAGTACCTGTCATATCCTTATGTAAACAGTTGGGGCCGTAAGAATTCACTTGGCCAGGGAGAAGATGAAACTGAAGATCCCGAGGAAGCTTCTCTTGGAGGAGTAAAGAGCTCTTCCAGTCCATCTATGGTATCCACTCCAATTGGTAACGGCAGCAACAAGAACTCGCTAAGGAAATCGAGGAAATCTGTTGTTGACAATGGCGTTTGTAATAATACAGATTTTACTGCTGCCTCTTCAGCAGAAATGCTCCAAGAACTCCATCTGACAGCTCTTGATTGCTTCTTTCCTAGTCAAAGCACGTGTTCCATTCCAATCCAGGATTTTTACCTAAGTTTTAGAACATTCAGAGATCCTGAAGTTCAGATGGATGAATATAAGGAAACTACTTTAGGGTGTGAAGAAACTTTCGAGTCTGATAATATTTTGGCCTATGGAGTTAATGATCTGCAAGTAGAAGGGCCTCCTCCAAATGTTCTTCCCAAGAAGAGAAgtagaaagaaaagtgaagacAGAAATGCAACTGGTCCCAATATGAATGGCTCTGCCCTTATTGATTCTGTAGAGACCGGACCTGATGCACTCAAAAAAGGAACAGGTCgcggaaagaaaaagaaggcaGCAACTGCAGCTGATGTTTATAATGAGATTGGGGTATTGGGTGGACTACCAGACTTGAATGGAAATAACGCGGGCTTGTCAGTTGAAAATATGCAGGTTATAGGTCCTGCCCCTACTCAAGGTAAACTTGAACctaagaggaggaggaggaagaaggaCGAGTTGGTTTCTGGGAATCTGCCAGATGTCAGCAAAAGCAACACCGGCTCATTTCCCTTGGAAGGTAGTCCGCAACCAGTTAACATGTTGGGGGTACAGGGGGCCACTTCCCTCCTGAATGCTGAACTTTTATCTGGACAACCAAATGTCAATGTAAGTCATGCTGCATGCAGCTCATTACCCAATAATTCACACATCACGGGTCTGGTTTCGTCTGCGAAAGCTGAAggcaagaaaaggaaaaggaaggaGAAAACATCAAATATTCAGAATAATTCTTCAGCTCTACCAGATTTGAATGGACAGATCGCGGATCCGACCTTGAAGGGAAAGGAGTTCACAGGATTGAGTTCAATCACAGTTCAAGATAAACCCAAGCGTAAAAGGAGGAGAACTACTAAATCCGCTGCTATTGGGATACCGAATCCCAATGGAGATCATAACACTCTTCTGCTAAACTTTGCATTGGGTTCCTCAGTGCCTTCTAAAGAATATATCACTGCTTGCTTTTCCAGTTATGGTCCATTAGAGGAATCAAAAACTCAGTACCTAAATGATTCCACTGCCCAGGTTGTCTTTGTAAAGGATAGTGATGCTATAGAAGCCTTGCGGAATTTGCAAAGCAGAAACCCGTTTGGACCTGCCCTTGTCAGTTATCGCCTCCGTCATGTTTCAACTTCTAATACCACGCAGGCGTCACATTCTTTTCCGCCCGCAGTTGCACTTTCTGGAGCAGTACCTTCAAATGGTGAGGGACCTGATCTTGTCGTCATAAAACAGAATCTGGAGGCAATGACAACTATGCTTGAGAAGGCTGGTGATAATATTTCCCCTGAGATGAGAGCCAAGTTGGAAAGCGAGGTGAAAGGCTTCTTGAAAAAGGTAAGCTCCATGGTTGGTTCTTCATCGTAG